One window of Equus quagga isolate Etosha38 chromosome 4, UCLA_HA_Equagga_1.0, whole genome shotgun sequence genomic DNA carries:
- the HNRNPA3 gene encoding heterogeneous nuclear ribonucleoprotein A3 isoform X1, with the protein MEVKPPPGRPQPDSGRRRRRRGEEGHDPKEPEQLRKLFIGGLSFETTDDSLREHFEKWGTLTDCVVMRDPQTKRSRGFGFVTYSCVEEVDAAMCARPHKVDGRVVEPKRAVSREDSVKPGAHLTVKKIFVGGIKEDTEEYNLRDYFEKYGKIETIEVMEDRQSGKKRGFAFVTFDDHDTVDKIVVQKYHTINGHNCEVKKALSKQEMQSAGSQRGRGGGSGNFMGRGGNFGGGGGNFGRGGNFGGRGGYGGGGGSRGSYGGGDGGYNGFGGDGNYGGGPGYSSRGGYGGGGGGGPGYGNQGGGYGGGGGYDGYNEGGNFGGGNYGGGNYNDFGNYSGQQQSNYGPMKGGSFGGRSSGSPYGGGYGSGGGSGGYGSRRF; encoded by the exons ATGGAGGTAAAACCGCCGCCCGGTCGCCCCCAGCCCGACTCCggccgtcgccgccgccgccggggggAGGAG GGCCATGATCCAAAGGAACCAGAGCAGTTGAGAAAACTGTTTATTGGTGGTCTGAGCTTTGAAACTACAGATGATAGTTTAAgagaacattttgagaaatggGGCACCCTTACAGATTGTGTT gtaATGAGAGACCCCCAAACAAAACGTTCCAGGGGCTTTGGTTTTGTGACTTACTCTTGCGTTGAAGAGGTGGATGCAGCAATGTGTGCTCGACCACACAAGGTTGATGGGCGTGTAGTGGAACCAAAGAGAGCTGTTTCTAGAGAG gATTCTGTAAAGCCTGGTGCCCATCTAACAGTGAAGAAAATTTTTGTGGGTGGTATTAAGGAAGATACAGAAGAGTATAATTTGAGAGACTACTTTGAAAAGTATGGCAAGATTGAAACCATAGAAGTTATGGAAGACAGGCAGAGTGGAAAAAAGAGAGGATTTGCTTTTGTAACATTTGATGATCATGATACAGTTGATAAAATTGTTG ttcagAAATACCACACTATTAATGGGCATAATTGTGAAGTGAAAAAGGCCCTTTCTAAACAAGAAATGCAGTCTGCTGGATCGCAGAGAG GTCGTGGAGGTGGATCTGGGAACTTTATGGGTCGTGGAGGAAACTTCGGAGGTGGTGGAGGTAACTTCGGCCGTGGTGGAAACTTTGGCGGAAGAG GAGGCTatggtggaggtggtggcagCAGAGGTAGTTACGGAGGAGGTGATGGTGGATATAATGGATTTGGAGGTGATG GCAACTATGGCGGTGGTCCTGGTTATAGTAGTAGAGGAGggtatggtggtggtggtggtggaggacCAGGATATGGAAACCAAGGTGGTGGATACGGTGGTGGTGGAGGATATGATGGTTACAATGAAGGAGGAAATTTTGGCGGTG GTAACTATGGTGGTGGAAACTATAATGATTTCGGAAATTATAGTGGACAACAGCAATCAAATTACGGACCCATGAAGGGGGGAAGTTTTGGTGGAAGAAGTTCGGGCAGTCCCTATGGTg GTGGTTATGGATCTGGTGGTGGAAGTGGTGGATATGGTAGCAGAAGGTTCTAA
- the HNRNPA3 gene encoding heterogeneous nuclear ribonucleoprotein A3 isoform X2, translated as MEGHDPKEPEQLRKLFIGGLSFETTDDSLREHFEKWGTLTDCVVMRDPQTKRSRGFGFVTYSCVEEVDAAMCARPHKVDGRVVEPKRAVSREDSVKPGAHLTVKKIFVGGIKEDTEEYNLRDYFEKYGKIETIEVMEDRQSGKKRGFAFVTFDDHDTVDKIVVQKYHTINGHNCEVKKALSKQEMQSAGSQRGRGGGSGNFMGRGGNFGGGGGNFGRGGNFGGRGGYGGGGGSRGSYGGGDGGYNGFGGDGNYGGGPGYSSRGGYGGGGGGGPGYGNQGGGYGGGGGYDGYNEGGNFGGGNYGGGNYNDFGNYSGQQQSNYGPMKGGSFGGRSSGSPYGGGYGSGGGSGGYGSRRF; from the exons ATGGAG GGCCATGATCCAAAGGAACCAGAGCAGTTGAGAAAACTGTTTATTGGTGGTCTGAGCTTTGAAACTACAGATGATAGTTTAAgagaacattttgagaaatggGGCACCCTTACAGATTGTGTT gtaATGAGAGACCCCCAAACAAAACGTTCCAGGGGCTTTGGTTTTGTGACTTACTCTTGCGTTGAAGAGGTGGATGCAGCAATGTGTGCTCGACCACACAAGGTTGATGGGCGTGTAGTGGAACCAAAGAGAGCTGTTTCTAGAGAG gATTCTGTAAAGCCTGGTGCCCATCTAACAGTGAAGAAAATTTTTGTGGGTGGTATTAAGGAAGATACAGAAGAGTATAATTTGAGAGACTACTTTGAAAAGTATGGCAAGATTGAAACCATAGAAGTTATGGAAGACAGGCAGAGTGGAAAAAAGAGAGGATTTGCTTTTGTAACATTTGATGATCATGATACAGTTGATAAAATTGTTG ttcagAAATACCACACTATTAATGGGCATAATTGTGAAGTGAAAAAGGCCCTTTCTAAACAAGAAATGCAGTCTGCTGGATCGCAGAGAG GTCGTGGAGGTGGATCTGGGAACTTTATGGGTCGTGGAGGAAACTTCGGAGGTGGTGGAGGTAACTTCGGCCGTGGTGGAAACTTTGGCGGAAGAG GAGGCTatggtggaggtggtggcagCAGAGGTAGTTACGGAGGAGGTGATGGTGGATATAATGGATTTGGAGGTGATG GCAACTATGGCGGTGGTCCTGGTTATAGTAGTAGAGGAGggtatggtggtggtggtggtggaggacCAGGATATGGAAACCAAGGTGGTGGATACGGTGGTGGTGGAGGATATGATGGTTACAATGAAGGAGGAAATTTTGGCGGTG GTAACTATGGTGGTGGAAACTATAATGATTTCGGAAATTATAGTGGACAACAGCAATCAAATTACGGACCCATGAAGGGGGGAAGTTTTGGTGGAAGAAGTTCGGGCAGTCCCTATGGTg GTGGTTATGGATCTGGTGGTGGAAGTGGTGGATATGGTAGCAGAAGGTTCTAA